A region of the Chloroflexota bacterium genome:
GTGGCCAAGTACTACGTGACCGGGCAGGACGCGGAGAAGGCTTCGGTGCAATACATCATTGACGGCAAGCAGTCCATGACCGTCTTGAAGGATGTCCGCACTCTGGTGGGGGACGCCATCACGGCGGCGGTTGCCTTCCTGGAAGGCAAGACGCCGGAGCAGACCAACACCTACAACAACGGCAAGATTGAGGTTCCGGCCAAGCCGTCGGCCATCGTCACTGTCACCCAAGACAATGTCAAGGAAGCCGTCATTGACTCTGGCTACTATCCCGCCAGTGACTTTACCGGCCTTGAAGGTGGAGTGCCTGCCGTGAGCGGCACCGTCGGCATCGTATTGCCGACGAAGGACGAACCGCGCTGGTTGCAGGACGAAGCTCGCTTCAAGGACGCGCTCGTCGCGGCCGGCTATGAGGTAGAGATTCTGTTCAGCCAGGGTGATTCGGCTAAAGAGAAAGCGAATGTTGAGGCCTTGATCGCCAAGGGCATCAAGGTGCTCATCATCACCCCGCAGGACGGGACGGCCGCCGCCGCCGCCGCCGAAGAAGCTCGGGCCGCGGGAGTCAAGGTCATCTCCTACGACCGGTTGATTCGTGACACGGACGCGGTAGATTACTATGTGACCTTCGACAGTGTTGCGGTCGGTGAAGCCTGGGGCCAGTATCTGATAGACAACGCCAGCGGCACGGGCAACAACCTGTACCTGTACGCCGGGGCGGCTTCGGACAACAACGCCTTCCTGTTCTTCGAGGGCGCCTGGAACAAGCTCCAGTCGAAGATTGCCGACGGCACGTTTGTGATCAAGAACTCGAGCGAGGCGGTAGCCCTGAAAGGCAAGGCGACACTGACCCGCGACGAGATGGCCAAGATCATCGGCCAGGTGACGACCAACTGGGACTTCACCGTCGCCAAGAACCTGGCGGAAGCCAACCTGACGGCGGCGCCGGCGGCGGACAAAGGCACGGTGTACATCGTGGCTCCGAACGACGGCACGGCTCGGGCGATTGCCGATGCCTTCGCGGCGGACAAGGATGTGGCCAAGTACTACGTGACCGGGCAGGACGCGGAGAAGGCTTCGGTGCAATACATCATTGACGGCAAGCAGTCCATGACCGTCTTGAAGGATGTCCGCACTCTGGTAGGGGACGCCATCACGGCGGCGGTTGCCTTCCTGGAAGGCAAGACGCCGGAGCAGACCAACACCTACAACAACGGCAAGATTGAGGTTCCGGCCAAGCCGTCAGCCATCGTCACTGTCACCCAAGACAATGTCAAGGAAGCCGTCATTGACTCTGGCTACTACCCCGCCAGTGACTTTACCGGCCTACCGTAAGAAATTGCAGTAAGAGTCTGTTTTGAAATTCGGAATTGTAGGGCGAATTGACAATTCGCCCTACAAAAACCGGCCAAGACCCGCCGGGCGCTTCGCAAAAACCCGGCGGGTCTTTTGGTTAGATTCTTGGCATGAGAAAAGGCGTCGCGTTGTCCACTGCTATTCCTGTATAATTCTTCCAGCCTTTTGCATTTTTTGAAACCAGGTTGCCTATGAATACTCCCATATTGGAAATGAAAAATATTGTCAAGGAATTTCCTGGCGTTAAGGCACTGAACAACGTCAGTTTTCAGGTCGCCGAGGGCGAGATTCACTGCCTGGTCGGGGAAAATGGGGCGGGCAAATCTACCTTGATGAAGGTGTTGAGCGGAGTTTACCCGCACGGTGCCTATACCGGCGACATCCTTTTCGGCGGGAAAGTGCAGAAATTCAGGGGCATCAGCGACAGTGAAAAGGCCGGGATTGCTATTATCTATCAGGAATTGGCGCTGGTTCCCGAAATGACAGTCTATGAAAACATCTTCCTGGGCAACGAAGTTAAAAGCGCAAATGGTATTACGATTGACTGGAATGAAACTATAAAGAGAGCAACGATAGCGTTGAAGAAGGTAAGGCTTGATGTCAACCCGGCTGTAAAAGTCAAGGATTTGGGCGTAGGAAAGCAACAATTAGTTGAAATTGCAAAAGCGTTGAGCCGAGAGGTCAAGTTACTTATCCTGGATGAGCCGACTTCGGCCTTGAACGAGGATGACTGCGAAAATCTGTTGGATTTATTGCGCGGACTTAGAGAGCACGGCGTTACTTGCATATTGATTTCACACAAGCTCCGGGAAGTCATAAGGATTGCCGACACCGTCACCATTTTGCGTGACGGGCAAACAATTTGCACGCTGGAGGCGAAGAAGGCTGAGGTCTCTGAAAATGTTCTCATCAAACACATGGTGGGACGCGAGATTGACAATATTTACCCCAAGAGAGAACGCCAGCGCTCGGCAGATATATTGCTTGAAGTGAAAAACTGGAATGCCTACGACCCAAAATTAGGCCGGAGTGTTCTCAAGGATGTTTCTTTCAACGTCAAGAAAGGCGAAATTGTCGGCTTTGCTGGCCTGATGGGCTCGGGGCGCACAGAACTCGCCTTAAGCCTATTTGGAAATCCGGACGGCTATCAAATTAAGGGCGAAATGTTTGTCAAAGGCGGGAAGAAACACTTCACCCATCCGCACGACGCGATAAATGCGGGCGTGGCCTATGT
Encoded here:
- a CDS encoding ATP-binding cassette domain-containing protein; the encoded protein is MNTPILEMKNIVKEFPGVKALNNVSFQVAEGEIHCLVGENGAGKSTLMKVLSGVYPHGAYTGDILFGGKVQKFRGISDSEKAGIAIIYQELALVPEMTVYENIFLGNEVKSANGITIDWNETIKRATIALKKVRLDVNPAVKVKDLGVGKQQLVEIAKALSREVKLLILDEPTSALNEDDCENLLDLLRGLREHGVTCILISHKLREVIRIADTVTILRDGQTICTLEAKKAEVSENVLIKHMVGREIDNIYPKRERQRSADILLEVKNWNAYDPKLGRSVLKDVSFNVKKGEIVGFAGLMGSGRTELALSLFGNPDGYQIKGEMFVKGGKKHFTHPHDAINAGVAYVTEDRKGDGLILIQDVKQNITLANLREIASRGVVNNNAEVKVANEYKSSLNIKTPSIEQKVLNLSGGNQQKVSVAKWLFVKPDILILDEPTRGIDVGAKYEIYTIMTRLVEQGMSIIMISSELPEVLGMSDRVYIVASGKITGELPIGEATQEKIMELATN
- a CDS encoding sugar-binding protein, giving the protein MVTVTQDNVKEAVIDSGYYPASDFTGLEGGVPAVSGTVGIVLPTKDEPRWLQDEARFKDALVAAGYEVEILFSQGDSAKEKANVEALIAKGIKVLIITPQDGTAAAAAAEEARAAGVKVISYDRLIRDTDAVDYYVTFDSVAVGEAWGQYLIDNASGTGNNLYLYAGAASDNNAFLFFEGAWNKLQSKIADGTFVIKNSSEAVALKGKATLTRDEMAKIIGQVTTNWDFTVAKNLAEANLTAAPAADKGTVYIVAPNDGTARAIADAFAADKDVAKYYVTGQDAEKASVQYIIDGKQSMTVLKDVRTLVGDAITAAVAFLEGKTPEQTNTYNNGKIEVPAKPSAIVTVTQDNVKEAVIDSGYYPASDFTGLP